One window of candidate division TA06 bacterium genomic DNA carries:
- a CDS encoding sigma 54-interacting transcriptional regulator: protein MNDQKSRQELEFLLSFSKSLSSTLDQSQLLDIIIESAKTLTVAEASSLLLLDQATQNLHFAHATGEVSEELKKLSVPMGQGIAGWVAREQKPQIVNQTEQDERWYKGIDEKTKFTTKSLLCVPLLSRGQTIGVIEVLNKKDGRQFDQQDQELLLKFAGLAAQVLENVDKYSRLKDENLQLRDEVASRYTITGKSQAVEEMLGLARKVASGNTTVLLQGENGTGKELLARFIHYQSPRAEKAFVAINSAAIPVELLESELFGHEKGAFTGAGCRRKGRFEMAAGGTIFLDEVGDLPQTIQAKILRVLQEREFERLGSSETIKVDIRIIAATNKDLLQLVKSGLFREDLYYRLNVFQIFLPPLRQRAEDMPVLARHFLEHFGRETKKQVRGFTEEAAQALQNYSWPGNIRELQNAVERAVVLCSGQTITLQNLPRLVDDTSTRDDIPPTMTWVGAQEAFKREYMIKALETNAWNQKKTAKVLDIQPSYLSRLLRELNIERPRHREPGVSETSR, encoded by the coding sequence ATGAACGACCAGAAATCCCGTCAAGAGCTGGAATTTTTGTTGTCTTTCAGCAAATCGCTTTCATCCACCCTGGATCAAAGCCAATTGCTGGACATCATAATCGAATCGGCTAAAACGCTAACTGTGGCGGAGGCCAGTTCGCTGTTACTGCTGGATCAGGCCACTCAAAACCTTCATTTTGCCCATGCCACCGGCGAGGTTTCGGAAGAGTTGAAAAAACTTTCCGTTCCCATGGGACAGGGGATTGCCGGGTGGGTGGCCCGGGAGCAAAAGCCCCAGATAGTGAACCAGACCGAACAGGATGAACGCTGGTATAAGGGCATAGACGAAAAAACCAAGTTCACCACCAAATCTCTGTTATGTGTGCCCCTGCTATCCCGGGGGCAGACCATCGGGGTGATAGAGGTTTTGAACAAAAAGGACGGCCGGCAGTTTGACCAGCAGGATCAGGAGCTGCTTTTGAAATTTGCCGGACTGGCGGCCCAGGTGCTGGAAAACGTTGACAAATACAGCCGTTTGAAAGACGAGAACCTCCAGCTGCGCGACGAGGTTGCCAGCCGGTATACGATTACCGGGAAAAGCCAGGCGGTGGAAGAGATGCTGGGCCTGGCCCGCAAGGTGGCGTCAGGAAATACTACGGTGCTGCTCCAGGGCGAAAATGGAACCGGCAAGGAACTGCTGGCCCGGTTCATCCATTACCAAAGCCCCCGGGCCGAAAAGGCTTTCGTGGCTATCAACAGCGCCGCCATCCCGGTGGAGCTTTTAGAATCGGAGCTTTTCGGGCACGAAAAAGGGGCCTTTACTGGGGCCGGCTGCCGCCGCAAAGGAAGGTTTGAGATGGCGGCCGGGGGCACCATCTTCCTGGATGAAGTGGGGGACCTGCCCCAGACCATCCAGGCTAAAATTCTAAGAGTGTTGCAGGAAAGGGAATTCGAGCGGCTGGGCAGCAGCGAAACGATCAAAGTGGACATCAGGATCATAGCCGCCACCAATAAGGACCTGCTGCAACTGGTGAAATCAGGATTGTTCCGGGAGGACCTTTATTACCGCTTAAACGTTTTTCAAATATTCCTGCCGCCCCTGCGCCAAAGGGCGGAGGACATGCCGGTCTTGGCCCGGCATTTTCTGGAACATTTCGGCCGGGAAACCAAAAAACAGGTGCGGGGCTTTACCGAGGAAGCTGCCCAAGCCCTGCAGAATTATTCCTGGCCGGGAAATATCCGCGAATTGCAGAATGCGGTGGAAAGAGCGGTAGTGCTTTGTTCCGGTCAAACCATAACCCTGCAAAACCTGCCCCGGCTGGTGGACGATACTTCCACCAGGGACGACATTCCGCCCACCATGACCTGGGTTGGCGCCCAAGAAGCATTCAAAAGGGAGTATATGATAAAAGCTTTGGAAACAAATGCCTGGAATCAAAAAAAAACCGCTAAAGTTTTGGACATTCAGCCGTCCTACCTTTCCCGCCTGTTACGGGAGCTGAATATCGAACGGCCCCGACACCGGGAGCCGGGAGTCAGTGAAACAAGCAGATAG
- a CDS encoding T9SS type A sorting domain-containing protein: MKKLLLAFLVFSLSAMVAMAQQHGLGLKQHDPLKDKPRHLVKINVSPKLPAAVDHTDGMPPVGDQGSQGSCTAWATSYYSKTYQEYAEHGWDVSDPRHQFSPAFVYNQINGGVDGGSYIDDAFQLLCDLGSGSYYQFPYNQSDFATWPSEAAYDTGISYRCQNWYSIYSADDAGITAIKQVISDGGNVVIGLEVFPNFDNINAYDTVYCAADLSGLSRGGHAQCFLGYDDNKATHDGLGAFRAVNSWGTGWGNKGYYWMSYQAVKNSQITPWPYVYYATDRIGYVPALKMRTRLLHQKRGQIRIRVGVGDTLAPLWERAFYYNPAWDHYYSGGDHPYPENNIVFDLTEGASFLSTGTGNTIFLRCIDITTDGAAGQVLDLSADQVLWGVSASSHQTPKNITDDNSPVYTSLSLHYQDFTNTVWPAQQTIAQGSAAGLIIRVSPLNGYSSWVKLSASVFPLPAQGSLSISLAADSLLPLDSCAASLASSADVSPGLYNIAVMAVDSADTITHISTAAVWVLGSGQALCVGSGGAIINLMKKHWASVDSLEQMPPIIGSQYQALVLESGITPADSINIRQYVENGGNLLLIGSTPHQLCGGSDLTSISPWLGAKSHAWYTGTGMKLISDRTAPFDVSTINVGDTLGTALYNWSRLSSLVPGAAVLGHYGTFPSIYAALYNEYGSGRCFWFTVGAGTGVKSDSLIDGFLGHPALGIESQYATAEPSLSTITLNYAPNPFKLSTTINYQIPKSAMVSLKVYNLAGQLVKVLDHGLKSPGAYRVNWNGGTDGGSKLSGGIYFVRIQAETSSLVKKILLLR; this comes from the coding sequence ATGAAAAAATTATTATTGGCGTTTTTGGTCTTTTCCCTGAGCGCCATGGTGGCGATGGCGCAGCAGCATGGGTTGGGGCTTAAGCAACATGATCCATTAAAGGACAAACCCCGCCATCTGGTAAAGATCAATGTTTCCCCAAAACTGCCGGCCGCCGTGGACCACACGGATGGAATGCCTCCGGTAGGAGATCAAGGAAGCCAGGGATCCTGCACTGCCTGGGCTACGTCCTATTACAGTAAAACTTATCAGGAATACGCCGAACACGGCTGGGACGTATCTGATCCTCGCCATCAGTTCAGCCCCGCTTTTGTTTACAACCAGATTAACGGGGGAGTAGACGGCGGATCATATATTGATGATGCCTTTCAGCTTTTGTGCGACCTGGGCAGCGGCAGTTATTATCAGTTCCCATACAACCAAAGCGATTTTGCCACCTGGCCCAGCGAGGCCGCCTACGACACCGGCATAAGCTACCGTTGTCAAAATTGGTACAGCATTTATTCCGCTGATGATGCGGGAATAACGGCCATTAAACAGGTTATCTCTGATGGCGGCAATGTGGTGATCGGGCTGGAAGTTTTCCCCAATTTTGACAATATTAATGCATACGATACCGTTTATTGCGCCGCCGATCTTTCAGGCCTGTCCCGCGGCGGCCATGCCCAATGCTTTCTGGGTTACGATGATAATAAAGCAACCCATGACGGGCTGGGCGCCTTTAGAGCGGTTAACTCCTGGGGCACAGGTTGGGGAAACAAGGGTTATTATTGGATGTCTTATCAAGCGGTCAAAAACAGCCAGATAACGCCTTGGCCATATGTTTATTATGCCACCGACCGGATTGGCTATGTCCCGGCGTTAAAAATGAGAACCCGCCTGTTGCACCAAAAACGGGGACAGATCAGAATTCGGGTGGGCGTCGGAGACACCCTGGCTCCGCTTTGGGAAAGAGCCTTTTATTACAATCCCGCTTGGGATCACTATTATAGCGGGGGCGACCATCCTTATCCCGAAAACAATATAGTATTTGATTTGACCGAGGGAGCTTCTTTTCTTTCTACCGGCACCGGTAATACAATTTTTTTAAGATGCATCGACATTACAACCGACGGCGCCGCCGGACAGGTTCTTGATCTTTCTGCCGATCAGGTTTTATGGGGCGTTTCCGCATCTTCCCATCAGACGCCCAAAAACATTACGGATGATAACAGCCCTGTTTACACCAGCCTCTCCCTGCATTACCAGGATTTCACCAATACAGTTTGGCCCGCCCAGCAAACCATTGCTCAGGGAAGCGCCGCCGGGTTAATCATCCGGGTAAGCCCGCTTAACGGCTATTCCTCATGGGTAAAGCTTTCGGCTTCGGTTTTTCCCTTGCCCGCCCAAGGGAGTTTGAGCATTTCTTTGGCCGCCGATTCGCTTTTACCCTTGGACTCCTGCGCCGCCAGCCTTGCCTCCTCGGCCGATGTTTCCCCCGGCCTTTATAACATTGCCGTGATGGCGGTAGATTCGGCCGACACCATAACCCACATTTCGACCGCCGCTGTTTGGGTGTTGGGCTCGGGCCAGGCTTTGTGCGTCGGTTCGGGCGGCGCCATTATTAACCTGATGAAAAAACATTGGGCTTCGGTGGACAGCCTGGAGCAAATGCCCCCAATCATTGGCAGCCAATACCAAGCCTTGGTATTGGAAAGCGGAATCACTCCGGCGGATTCAATAAATATACGGCAATACGTGGAGAACGGCGGGAACCTCTTATTGATTGGATCCACGCCCCACCAACTTTGCGGAGGCTCCGACCTGACCTCCATCAGCCCCTGGCTGGGCGCCAAGTCTCATGCCTGGTATACCGGCACAGGAATGAAGCTTATTTCAGATCGTACTGCCCCGTTTGACGTCTCCACCATAAACGTGGGCGACACGCTGGGAACTGCCCTGTATAATTGGAGCCGGCTTTCCAGCCTGGTTCCCGGGGCCGCGGTTTTGGGGCATTACGGAACTTTCCCCTCTATTTATGCCGCTTTATACAATGAATACGGCAGTGGCCGCTGTTTCTGGTTTACTGTCGGAGCCGGAACCGGAGTTAAAAGCGATTCCTTGATAGACGGGTTTCTGGGGCACCCTGCGTTGGGCATAGAATCTCAATATGCTACCGCAGAACCTAGCCTGAGCACGATTACTTTGAACTATGCTCCTAATCCGTTTAAATTATCAACGACCATCAATTACCAAATCCCCAAATCGGCGATGGTAAGCTTGAAGGTTTACAACCTGGCCGGTCAATTGGTCAAAGTTCTGGACCATGGCTTAAAAAGTCCCGGCGCTTACCGGGTCAACTGGAATGGCGGCACCGATGGAGGCTCAAAGCTTTCCGGCGGCATATATTTTGTGAGAATCCAAGCCGAGACTTCAAGCCTGGTTAAAAAGATATTGCTGCTTCGCTGA
- the tkt gene encoding transketolase, which yields MRKLNNRQYQKAADTLRMLAVDAVEQAGSGHPGLPMGAADFAFTLWHDFLHFNPKDPKWPGRDRFILSAGHGSALLYGLLHLFGYEVSLEEIKNFRQWKSKTPGHPETGHTPGVEATTGPLGQGFANGVGMALAQKMVSARLGLDRQKILEHYIYALVSDGDLMEGISSEAASLAGHLKLGNIIYLYDDNRITIDGQTGLSFSEDVGARFKALGWHVQRIDGHDHLAVHQAVKKAMKILDRPSLILARTRLAQGSPNKCDFSAAHGAPLGREEVTATRKNLGWPQQTFYIPDEVKLVCQKKVARDKREYNKWQKNFAAWRLRNPEKAGLWDKLDKKEIPAGLYGILASSIKPEPSATRSLSGQLIQKIAEICPSLAGGSADLAGSTNAEIKGSAYVSAENFDGRNIHFGIREHAMGAIMNGLSLYGFFLPFGSTFLVFSDYCRPAVRLSALMKQQAVYIFTHDSFYLGEDGPTHQPIEHVSSLRLIPGLQVIRPADALETAAAWTMALGKKDGPTALILTRQKLSVIERSEKFDCEDVLRGGYMVSSQGQGRKITLMASGSETGLAVEAAKLLASQGLEISVVSVPCLELFLEQSEEYRKTVIPGDSVKVALEAGRGALWRQLIGGDGLFIGIEHFGASAPDKVLAKEFGFTAEQVAEKIKKFLG from the coding sequence ATGAGAAAATTAAACAATCGGCAATACCAAAAAGCCGCCGATACCCTGCGGATGCTGGCGGTGGACGCGGTGGAACAGGCGGGCTCCGGCCATCCCGGCCTGCCGATGGGCGCGGCCGATTTCGCCTTTACCCTGTGGCACGACTTCTTGCATTTCAACCCCAAAGACCCCAAGTGGCCGGGGCGCGACCGTTTTATACTTTCGGCCGGGCACGGCTCGGCCCTGCTGTATGGGTTGCTGCATCTGTTCGGTTACGAGGTTTCTCTGGAGGAGATCAAGAACTTCCGCCAGTGGAAAAGCAAAACCCCGGGCCACCCCGAAACCGGCCACACCCCGGGAGTGGAAGCGACCACCGGGCCGTTGGGACAGGGATTTGCCAACGGGGTGGGCATGGCCCTGGCCCAGAAGATGGTCTCCGCTCGCCTGGGGCTTGACCGGCAGAAAATTCTGGAACACTATATTTATGCCCTGGTCTCGGACGGCGATCTGATGGAGGGCATCTCTTCCGAGGCGGCCTCGCTGGCCGGGCACTTAAAACTGGGAAACATTATCTACCTATATGACGACAACCGCATCACCATTGACGGACAGACCGGACTAAGCTTTTCTGAGGATGTGGGAGCCCGGTTCAAGGCCCTGGGCTGGCATGTCCAGAGAATAGACGGACACGACCACCTGGCCGTTCACCAGGCGGTCAAAAAAGCCATGAAGATTCTGGACAGGCCTTCGCTGATCCTGGCCCGGACCCGCCTCGCCCAGGGCAGCCCCAACAAATGCGATTTTTCTGCGGCCCATGGGGCGCCGTTGGGAAGGGAAGAGGTTACCGCCACCCGGAAAAATCTGGGATGGCCCCAGCAGACATTTTACATCCCCGACGAGGTAAAATTGGTCTGCCAGAAAAAGGTCGCCAGGGACAAGCGGGAATACAACAAATGGCAGAAGAACTTTGCCGCCTGGCGTCTGCGGAACCCGGAGAAGGCGGGGCTGTGGGACAAATTGGACAAAAAAGAAATTCCAGCCGGGCTTTATGGCATCCTGGCTTCATCGATCAAGCCCGAACCGTCCGCCACCCGCAGCCTTTCCGGACAGTTGATCCAGAAGATCGCGGAGATCTGTCCTTCCCTGGCGGGCGGCTCGGCCGACCTGGCCGGCTCCACCAATGCCGAGATCAAGGGATCGGCCTATGTCTCGGCGGAAAATTTCGACGGACGCAACATCCATTTCGGGATCCGGGAACACGCCATGGGAGCCATAATGAACGGACTGTCCCTTTACGGTTTTTTCCTCCCCTTCGGCTCCACCTTCCTGGTGTTCTCGGATTACTGCCGTCCGGCCGTGCGCCTTTCGGCGCTGATGAAACAGCAGGCGGTCTACATCTTTACCCACGACTCTTTTTACCTGGGCGAAGACGGCCCCACCCACCAGCCCATCGAGCATGTTTCGTCCTTACGGCTTATTCCCGGCCTCCAGGTCATCCGGCCGGCCGACGCCTTGGAGACCGCCGCTGCTTGGACCATGGCTCTGGGGAAAAAGGACGGGCCAACCGCGCTGATCCTGACCCGGCAGAAACTTTCAGTGATAGAGCGTTCGGAGAAATTCGATTGCGAAGATGTTTTACGTGGCGGCTATATGGTATCCAGCCAGGGGCAAGGACGTAAAATCACGCTTATGGCCAGCGGCTCGGAGACAGGCCTGGCGGTGGAAGCCGCCAAACTGCTGGCTTCGCAGGGACTGGAGATCTCGGTCGTCTCGGTGCCTTGTCTGGAATTGTTTTTGGAGCAAAGCGAAGAATACCGCAAAACAGTCATTCCCGGGGACTCCGTAAAAGTGGCGCTGGAAGCCGGACGCGGAGCCTTGTGGCGGCAGTTGATCGGCGGGGACGGGTTGTTTATTGGAATTGAGCATTTCGGGGCCAGCGCCCCGGACAAGGTCCTGGCCAAGGAGTTCGGGTTTACGGCGGAACAGGTGGCGGAGAAAATAAAAAAGTTTTTAGGATGA
- a CDS encoding helix-turn-helix transcriptional regulator: MSEILKLVGDNTRAIRKSQNLSQEKLAERAGVDYRYIGFIEQGRVNPTLKSLEKIAAALKINFAVLFINIETRKNLVENHINLFPKMKPMQKRIYGQLRKADPGQLKLFEYIIKGLMKRKRKSRS; encoded by the coding sequence ATGAGCGAAATATTGAAGTTGGTGGGCGATAATACCAGGGCTATTCGCAAAAGCCAAAACCTGTCCCAAGAAAAACTGGCGGAACGCGCCGGGGTGGATTACCGGTACATTGGCTTTATTGAACAGGGTCGCGTGAATCCGACCCTCAAGAGCCTTGAAAAAATAGCTGCGGCATTGAAAATTAATTTTGCCGTTTTGTTCATCAATATTGAAACCCGCAAAAATCTCGTGGAAAATCATATAAACCTTTTCCCAAAAATGAAACCTATGCAAAAAAGAATATACGGACAATTGCGAAAAGCCGACCCAGGGCAACTCAAATTATTTGAATATATAATCAAGGGTCTGATGAAACGCAAAAGAAAAAGCCGCTCTTAA
- a CDS encoding nucleoside recognition protein, which translates to MNKIDFKNTLLSGLKKGLDSFWQLMKMVAPVYTAICILRATPAMDWFASFCAPAMKCFGLPGESALALIVGNLVNLYASIGVIAGLKLQPQQLTLLSLMLLISHSQILESAVFAQIKTRYLLLSLFRFLLSLFLGWSLHFFILG; encoded by the coding sequence ATGAATAAAATCGATTTTAAAAACACATTACTCTCCGGTCTAAAAAAGGGCCTGGACTCCTTCTGGCAGCTGATGAAGATGGTGGCCCCGGTTTACACCGCCATCTGCATCCTGCGGGCTACTCCGGCCATGGACTGGTTCGCCTCCTTCTGCGCCCCGGCCATGAAGTGCTTCGGCCTGCCGGGGGAGAGCGCCTTGGCGCTGATAGTGGGCAACCTGGTCAACCTCTACGCCTCCATCGGGGTGATCGCCGGGCTTAAGCTCCAGCCCCAGCAGCTGACCCTGCTCTCGCTGATGCTGTTGATCTCCCACAGCCAGATATTGGAAAGCGCGGTGTTCGCCCAGATCAAGACCCGCTATCTGCTGCTCTCGCTGTTCCGCTTTTTATTGTCGCTGTTCCTGGGCTGGTCCCTTCATTTTTTCATCCTGGGGTAA
- a CDS encoding nucleoside recognition protein yields MKNYLWGLGDLSLKIFLIVMILFLLLEFIKALGVLEDSLVRLNRFTRHLGLKKHSGMPLLAGLIFGIVFGASLIISSSREQQLDKRQVFLISLFLATCHGIVEDTGLFVVIGANFWWIVIPRLVLAVLLTWLIAIFYPETSAKQPGA; encoded by the coding sequence ATGAAAAACTATTTATGGGGCCTGGGCGACCTGTCGCTCAAGATCTTCCTGATCGTGATGATCCTGTTCCTGCTGTTGGAGTTCATCAAGGCCTTAGGCGTGCTGGAGGACAGCCTGGTCCGGCTAAACCGCTTCACCCGGCACTTGGGGCTTAAGAAGCATTCGGGGATGCCGCTTTTGGCCGGGTTAATCTTCGGCATCGTTTTCGGGGCCAGTTTGATCATCTCCTCATCCCGCGAGCAGCAATTAGACAAACGGCAGGTGTTTCTGATCAGCCTGTTCCTGGCCACCTGCCACGGGATCGTGGAGGACACCGGGCTGTTCGTGGTGATCGGGGCCAACTTCTGGTGGATCGTCATTCCCCGGCTGGTGCTGGCGGTATTGCTGACCTGGCTGATAGCGATCTTTTACCCCGAAACAAGTGCCAAGCAACCAGGTGCTTAA
- a CDS encoding metallopeptidase family protein: MTRKKFEDIAGQAIAELPEEFRRKLENIAVTIEDYPSDNTLLSLDPKPRKHQLLGIYIGIPYNRRPPYPISGALPERVELYQKNIETLCSNESEIRFQIKETIIHEIGHYFGLSEETLERLQKRQNQPQRPKEPKIN, translated from the coding sequence ATGACCCGCAAAAAGTTTGAGGACATAGCCGGGCAGGCCATCGCAGAACTGCCAGAAGAATTCCGCCGCAAATTGGAAAATATCGCGGTGACCATCGAGGATTACCCTTCCGATAATACACTTTTGAGCCTGGATCCCAAGCCGCGAAAACACCAGCTGCTGGGGATATACATCGGTATCCCGTACAACCGGCGGCCGCCCTACCCCATTTCCGGGGCCCTGCCGGAAAGGGTAGAACTATATCAGAAGAACATCGAGACCCTTTGTTCTAATGAATCTGAAATAAGGTTTCAGATCAAGGAGACCATCATCCACGAAATAGGGCACTACTTCGGACTGTCTGAAGAAACTTTGGAACGCCTGCAGAAGCGGCAAAATCAACCGCAAAGACCTAAGGAACCGAAGATTAACTAA
- a CDS encoding peptidylprolyl isomerase codes for MIALIKTNQGTMKARLFGDLIPEGVKNFTELAKAGRYKDVPFHRVIKNFMIQGGDFTAKNGTGGHSYKGPGTNIGDEYHPELSHIRGALSYAKTAQPNSIGSQFFIVHPQKGAHFLDHPQGGGPAEGYSVFGQLFEGFEALDNIANTATGANDKPQEPMTIEDIDITNF; via the coding sequence ATGATCGCCCTAATCAAGACCAACCAGGGAACAATGAAAGCCCGGCTGTTCGGCGACCTGATCCCCGAAGGGGTCAAGAACTTTACCGAGCTGGCCAAGGCCGGCAGGTACAAGGATGTGCCCTTCCACCGGGTGATCAAGAACTTCATGATCCAGGGCGGAGACTTCACCGCCAAGAACGGCACCGGCGGCCACTCCTACAAGGGCCCTGGCACCAACATCGGCGACGAGTACCATCCGGAGTTGTCCCACATCCGGGGGGCTCTCTCTTACGCCAAGACCGCCCAGCCCAATTCCATCGGCTCCCAGTTCTTCATCGTCCATCCCCAGAAGGGCGCCCACTTTTTGGACCATCCCCAGGGCGGCGGTCCGGCCGAGGGTTACAGCGTGTTCGGCCAGCTGTTCGAGGGGTTCGAGGCGCTGGATAATATCGCCAACACCGCCACCGGAGCCAACGACAAGCCCCAGGAGCCAATGACCATAGAGGACATTGATATCACCAATTTTTAA
- a CDS encoding tetratricopeptide repeat protein — MKKVRCLYFIGIFIMLQGCAIDKSKEYLLKGDEQLEMKNYEYAINNYDKAIEINPKNDAAYFKRGKAFLYQAQYSKSIDDFSNAIKINDKKCIYYVYRGWGWFSTDRSYMEKAIEDVSKALSMDTKCVEAYHLKANISLVQSDYMSIINICNKAIEIDPQFVGELGTGEWSIYKLRGKGYQNTGQYDKALSDYNKGLEYVPQDEETLVLIGGIFGNYKGDQQKAVEYYSKAIAINPRYAMAYGMRGYAHALLHKDQEAINDFTTAIKLWPNFTIAYCGRARVYIRMNNLVQAVGDLQQAARGGNAEAQQALVKIGMSW, encoded by the coding sequence ATGAAAAAAGTAAGGTGTTTATATTTTATAGGCATATTTATTATGCTGCAAGGTTGTGCTATCGATAAATCGAAAGAGTATTTACTAAAAGGCGATGAACAACTTGAAATGAAGAACTATGAATATGCAATAAATAATTACGACAAGGCTATTGAAATTAATCCTAAAAATGACGCAGCATATTTTAAAAGAGGAAAGGCTTTTTTGTATCAGGCACAATATTCCAAAAGTATAGATGATTTTAGTAATGCCATAAAAATCAATGACAAGAAATGTATTTATTACGTATATCGGGGGTGGGGTTGGTTTTCAACAGATCGTTCTTACATGGAGAAAGCTATAGAAGATGTAAGCAAAGCCCTTTCCATGGATACAAAGTGTGTGGAGGCATATCACTTAAAAGCAAACATAAGTTTGGTGCAGAGCGACTATATGTCCATTATTAATATATGCAATAAAGCGATAGAAATAGACCCGCAGTTTGTGGGGGAACTGGGCACGGGGGAATGGAGCATTTATAAACTTCGGGGAAAGGGGTATCAAAATACAGGTCAATATGATAAGGCATTAAGTGATTATAACAAAGGGTTGGAATACGTGCCCCAAGACGAGGAAACATTAGTTCTAATTGGCGGGATATTTGGAAATTATAAAGGCGATCAACAAAAAGCGGTGGAGTATTATTCTAAAGCCATTGCAATTAATCCCAGATATGCTATGGCTTATGGCATGAGAGGTTATGCACATGCATTATTACACAAAGATCAGGAAGCTATAAATGATTTTACAACAGCTATTAAATTATGGCCAAATTTTACAATTGCCTACTGTGGACGGGCTCGGGTCTATATACGAATGAACAATTTAGTGCAAGCAGTGGGGGACCTACAACAAGCGGCCAGAGGTGGCAATGCTGAAGCGCAGCAAGCTCTTGTAAAAATTGGAATGAGTTGGTAA
- the bamE gene encoding outer membrane protein assembly factor BamE, whose product MKYLLSILLALTLSGCATIGSNYNTPFINTDETLKLRIGMTKDEVLKNIGTPIIVYAGFENKICWLYEVRIAQVASEKTFMGDENINEPKKTGKTFRYGPTLHKLLVTFTDDKLSRWEPVIEGRSPVDKAYDK is encoded by the coding sequence ATGAAATACCTGTTAAGTATTTTGTTGGCACTGACTCTTTCAGGGTGCGCCACAATTGGTTCAAACTATAATACACCTTTTATCAATACGGACGAGACATTAAAATTACGAATAGGCATGACAAAAGATGAGGTTTTGAAAAACATAGGCACGCCAATAATCGTTTATGCTGGTTTTGAAAATAAGATCTGTTGGCTCTATGAAGTTAGAATAGCACAAGTGGCTTCCGAAAAGACGTTTATGGGCGATGAAAATATAAACGAACCAAAAAAAACGGGTAAAACATTTCGCTATGGTCCAACTTTGCATAAGTTGCTAGTGACTTTCACGGACGATAAGTTATCACGCTGGGAACCAGTGATTGAAGGCAGATCGCCGGTTGATAAAGCATATGATAAATAG